A window from Branchiostoma lanceolatum isolate klBraLanc5 chromosome 9, klBraLanc5.hap2, whole genome shotgun sequence encodes these proteins:
- the LOC136441945 gene encoding C-type lectin domain family 4 member F-like: MPGGQKQSQTGETGTTPMQQPQTDWQSIADAAANMPNALYVSRGDCAYEGNASGYRTVCSFIRSHRSYIAASIAVLFSLVALGLAPLTFINKEEISQLSTTVDALKHDRDNISTAVDVKRDQNDMRQLFTTVDALKRDRDDMRQLSTTVDALKHDRDDMRKLSTTVDALKRDRDDMRQLSTTVDALKRDQDDMSATRDRDDMRQLSTTVDALKRDRDDIRQLSTTVTVDALKRDRDDMSATVDALKRDRDDMRQLSTTVDALKRDRDDMSTTVDALKRDRDDMRQLSTTVDALKRDQDDMSATRDRDDMRQLSTTVDALKRDRDDIRQLSTTVTVDALKRDRDDMSATVDALKRDRDDMRQLSTTVDAMKRDQDDMSAIVDALKRDRDDMSAIVDALKRDRDNMTTIVDALKRDMRQLCNSTGLKLNLDKERSRIFALEKRLLQMRKTPESCPKGYSMWRDICYKAFNIKKTFSDARATCHEDGGTLAMPRDAETNAFLISLYKVVSDKYSFWIGLHDLREEGSFEWVDGHP, encoded by the exons ACTGCGCGTATGAGGGTAATGCAAGTGGCTACCGTACTGTCTGTAGTttcatccgctcccaccgcagctACATAGCCGCCAGTATTGCAGTCCTGTTCAGCCTGGTCGCTCTGGGACTCGcccctctgacgttcatcaataaagag GAAATATCTCagctgtccaccactgttgacgccttaaaGCACGACCGAGACAACATATCCACGGCAGTTGACGTAAAGCGCGACCAAAATGACATGCGCCAACTTttcaccactgttgacgccttgaagcgcgaccgagacgacatgcgccaactgtccaccactgttgacgccttgaagcacgACCGAGACGACATGCGCAAACTGTcaaccactgttgacgccttgaaacgcGATcgagacgacatgcgccaactgtcaaccactgttgacgccttgaagcgtgaccaagacgacatgtccgccact cgcgaccgagacgacatgcgccaactgtccaccactgttgacgccttgaagcgcgaccgagACGACATACGCCAACTGTCAACCACAGTGACTGTTGATGCCTTGAAGCGTGACCGAGACGACATGTccgccactgttgacgccttgaagcgcgaccgagacgacatgcgccaactgtccaccactgttgacgccttgaagcgtgaccgagacgacatgtccaccactgttgacgccttgaaacgcGATcgagacgacatgcgccaactgtcaaccactgttgacgccttgaagcgtgaccaagacgacatgtccgccact cgcgaccgagacgacatgcgccaactgtccaccactgttgacgccttgaagcgcgaccgagACGACATACGCCAACTGTCAACCACAGTGACTGTTGATGCCTTGAAGCGTGACCGAGACGACATGTccgccactgttgacgccttgaagcgcgaccgagacgacatgcgccaactgtccaccactgttgacgccatgaagcgtgaccaagacgacatgtccgccattgttgacgccttgaagcgcgaccgagACGACATGTCCGCCattgttgacgccttgaagcgtgaccgAGACAACATGACCACCattgttgacgccttgaagcgcgacatGCGTCAACTTTGCAACAGCACAGGCTTGAAGCTCAACCTGGACAAGGAACGAAGCCGAATTTTTGCCTTGGAGAAGCGTCTTCTACAGATGAGAAAGACGCCAG AATCGTGTCCTAAAGGTTACAGTATGTGGCGTGACATCTGCTACAAGGCATTCAACATAAAAAAGACCTTCAGCGATGCGAGGGCGACTTGTCATGAAGACGgaggcaccctcgccatgccccgagacgcggaaaccaacgccttcctgatctCATTGTACAAGGTCGTGAGCGACAAATATTCTTTCTGGATCGGCCTGCACGATCTGCGCGAAGAgggaagctttgagtgggtggatg GACATCCATAG